The Polyodon spathula isolate WHYD16114869_AA chromosome 3, ASM1765450v1, whole genome shotgun sequence genome has a segment encoding these proteins:
- the LOC121310881 gene encoding Krueppel-like factor 6, which translates to MDVLPMCSIFQELQIVHDTGYFSALPSLEEYWQQTCLELERYLQSEPYVSASDLKFDSQEDLWSKLILACGDKESDSNIPLEKEEDSQDNQNVETNSLNSDASSESSDSSEELSPTVDFISNPLSDVLVNSGHLSSSIITTPPSSPELSKEPTAPPVWRGLQTELHSPGKSRISGVGKTLEKTSPVNGETSPDGRKRVHRCHFNGCRKVYTKSSHLKAHQRTHTGEKPYRCSWEGCEWRFARSDELTRHFRKHTGAKPFKCSHCDRCFSRSDHLALHMKRHL; encoded by the exons ATGGATGTTCTACCTATGTGCAGCATCTTTCAGGAGCTCCAGATCGTCCACGACACCGGGTACTTTTCAGCTTTACCATCGCTGGAAGAGTACTGGCAGCAG ACATGCCTGGAGTTAGAAAGGTACCTTCAAAGTGAGCCTTATGTGTCAGCGTCTGATCTCAAGTTTGACAGTCAAGAGGACCTCTGGAGCAAACTTATCTTGGCTTGTGGGGATAAGGAGTCTGATTCAAATATTCCTCTTGAAAAAGAGGAGGACAGTCAGGATAACCAAAACGTGGAGACCAACAGTTTAAACTCGGACGCTAGCAGCGAGTCGTCGGATAGCTCGGAGGAGCTCTCGCCTACTGTCGATTTTATCTCAAATCCTTTAAGTGATGTCTTGGTCAATTCTGGACACTTAAGCTCTTCAATTATTACCACTCCACCGTCTTCTCCAGAACTAAGCAAGGAACCCACCGCTCCTCCGGTGTGGAGGGGCCTACAGACGGAGCTGCACTCGCCGGGTAAAAGTCGGATCAGTGGTGTTGGAAAGACTTTAGAAAAGACCAGCCCAGTCAATGGAGAGACTTCGCCAGATGGTAGAAAGCGGGTCCATAGGTGTCATTTTAATGGATGCCGGAAGGTTTACACAAAAAGTTCTCACCTGAAAGCACATCAACGCACTCATACAG gtgaaaAGCCTTACAGGTGTTCATGGGAAGGTTGCGAGTGGCGTTTTGCAAGAAGTGATGAGTTAACCAGACACTTCAGGAAGCACACTGGTGCCAAGCCATTTAAATGCAGTCACTGTGACAG gTGTTTCTCAAGGTCTGACCACCTGGCTCTTCACATGAAGAGACACCTTTGA